In the Vanessa atalanta chromosome 13, ilVanAtal1.2, whole genome shotgun sequence genome, AGCTGCCCGACTTCGTCCGGGTGATATTTCACCAGGAGAGTTCTATTAACTTCCAAATCACGGCGCCACCTACCGGTTTCAATTTAAACCATCTAGAGACACACTCAAAAATTTGCACTAAAATTCCATCTGTTTAGGAGGAGTTCggttacatacaaacatatagtAGATTGGTGAATATATGACACATATAATGTACGAAAACTGTTTAGGCACTGGAGACtgaatatgttaaattaaaatgttattttatccaaacaataaaagtaataaaattataaaacagtatTAAGAAACTGGGAAGAcatgttatattaatagaaaatgttaatatttaacaaataatagatATCATCATTTAaatgctaatattaaaaaatatattataatattaatgaaaagttATTTTGCATGTTCATTACATTAGGCAAGTAAAGACAATATTACAGATTATAATCttgtgatgtaaataaacaatgtactaacaatgtcaataaatattataatcgtacACCGTAACAGACTAACAGACAGACAACAGATACATTATGCATAGGAtgatatgtacatttatatgaagtattaaaatgtttttattagaaattaaatacaaattgttaAAAAGGATAATTCTTTTCAGTAGACACAAAAAATCAAAACGATAAATGAAGTGTGTTAGAAAGAATCATTCAGAAATGAACTAAATTATACGATTTGGAATAGTAAAATGATTCCATAGTTATTAAAGCCACGGTTACACTAGGGAACAATGAGAGCAACTTGCTATGGGACCTGCAACTACGTGGAATTCCCCGAGATGACTGTATGCTACACTAgtcagtatataaaaaaaaatgtcgttcGAGGATATTTTGGCGATTAGTACTGTGTACATAATTATTTCAGGAGTGATGGAACGTACGCAATTTTGAAACATAGAAGCACGTTGCGTACACGATCACTCTCGGTAAGAATTAACGGGACAATGACGCGGGACACAAGCGCTCGCATTCGGAGCGGAAGCAAGCAACATGTTTTGCGTCACGTAAAATGTTGCAGGATATTGTTCAAAGTTGCAGTATCATGTTGCGGGACAAAATTTTCCCTAGTATATTCGACACTTTATTGAGATAGTAATAACCTTTGAATCAAATAAGAGCGACAAGTGTGAGAGAGACAAAGCTATGTTTCGGCTACTGGTTGTTGGAGTTATTCTCATTACAGGTCGATATAAGAAAATGGGCTACAAAGCTTTGTCTCTTTCTAAAGATTGGTCTATATTTTGGAGTTGTTGCTCCATATCTCTTTGGATGATCCAAATATATTTCCTGTCAAAATACTGTCAAGTTTATAGCaatcattataaattagtttgtatttatcaagaaaaattatataatatttattattagtgtataTTGTCATGAACatttagacaatattttttataatatagaacattaaaaagtatttcagataatattgttttaaatattaaaaaaatctgtgtatatattttgattttggtatgGGTATTTCTACtagcatttattttacttgcaaTGTTTATTAGTTTGTTTAGGTCAAATTCAGAACCACTTCTTCTTATTCTATGgcgttaaaattttacatttttgttcaGTTTCGATGACAATACATACAATAGCATAGACACcgaaatttttatatacaattttgtttctaaaaaactttttactatCCATTTATCGATATCAATCGAATCGCTGACCTCGAAGCAAAGCGAAGCAGAGGCGTGGTTTAGCGGCTCTACAATACGTGAGTCGATAGTTGAGCACCGATTTATCTCTGTCTACCATTGGTTATTTGTCATTTAAAGGAAGAAGACAACGTACTGCGTAACTTTACAACCCACATACGACTTTTATAGGGGATATTTCAATAAGTATCAAACtaattacaataaagtttatGATGCTCAATATTATTTCAGCACGTATTTTAAACGAAAGTGGCATTCACAGTCGTATACTACAACGATCGACAGACGCGACGAGAACACGAGGGCGGCCGACGCGAGCGCTTGAAGCTAAGCACGTCCGCTACATGGGCACGTCGGCCACGTACTCCACGGACAGCAGCAGGTCGAGCAGGTCGTGCGGCTGCAGCCAGCGCCACGGCAGCGGCTCGCGGCacgcgcggcgcgcgcgcgacACGCCGCACAGCGCGCACAGCGCGCACACGAAGCACAGCGCCGCCAGCAGCTGGAACGCGCACCTCAGCGGCTCCCTGCCGCGCCCGGTGGGTTAGCGCACTGCCTTACGTTGAGTTGCGTGCGATGCCGCGGGGTCGTCACATTTACTTATTCTTTGTTATACCTAGTCTGTCCCGTATTCGTTTATCGCTAGTCAATGTATGTTGGGTACCGGTACCGGGAATCTAatgtgtgtttttatattatagattaaaatataaaatatctaaaaaatagtaaaatcaaCTAAATGGCACGATCAGCTCGTTTggtaaatttagatttttacacCCCTGAACGGCACGTCTCAAGCGAGTTTTTGTCAGCTTGACCACACGGTTGACCTGTCTAGACGCGTCCGATGTCAAACAGGTATTTATTCTTTACTCTGTGGTATTAGTGACTTGTTACATTTGACTGAAGCAATATTCTAAGGTCggccttattatatattatatattttgttataccgGCTAGATCTTATATTACGTGAGaattaatatactaaaacttttttaagcccaatataagtaaaatttaaaactctaatgcgaatataaataaaattaaaaagtctaaTGTGATGCAACATTTCTTAACAAGTTAAAGTTCTCAAGCAAAACTGATTTGTAGCAATTGCAATTGCTCTAACCTTATTATATTGTCCAAAATGgtcaattttttatatgtttctccataaaaaaaaatattattgataactaCTAGATTTTTTCTTTGGCTGTACCAAATGCGACAATATGGAGAtcctgatttttttaaataatttaatatgtgttGAGACATACCAAAAATATCTCCCGAGACCGCGATGTGGAATGACCCGTGATGTACAGTCGGTGCAAGGTATATCAGCCTGGGTGGACACGGAGGATTGCtctgtaataaaacaaatatttttattatcattcactaaataattataaacgttttgtttatgttaaatattgtgtttaattgTTAGAACTATATAAAACGATCACAACTACTAACTGACCTGGAGGTAGTGACAAAAAATTCCTAgtcatatatactaatattataaatgcgaaagtaactgtctttctgtctgttgctctctcTCATCTAaatcactgaaccaaatttaatgaaattgtttatgaagcaagcttgaactccaaggcaGCACAGGCTTCTTTTTTCTAATCTAACCACTgacgaccaatccctaaaacgcgagcgaagctgcgggcgacaacttCAAGTGAGAAATCTTCTGACACAATCTCCAGATCCATATCTAAAACTAATCCTACTTTCTAACGAAACAAATACTAAACGCTAAAaatttacgtataaataatataatattaaatatatttccatcACCAAATCTCAAAAActacatcatttaaaaataaaaataaattttcgtaacaaatacattacaatatacaCTACGATAAAACCCTAATTATTAAACAGTACAGTACAtttacagtatatttttttaacaccaTTTCTACATTAAGTTGATATCTATTTTATACACGCTACAAAATTACCACTTTCAGTCTGAATTCCCATTGAGTTGTTCATCTTATCTCCCTGACCTGCGCGCGTGCCTTCTAGTGTATCGAGCTTGGCTCTTAGACTATCTACAACCGTCTTCAAATGCCGATTATCCTCATGCCCGTCGTCTACATATCGCTTCAgcctgtttaaattaatttcatatttgtcGAATTCGATTTGCATTTCCTCTGCTGTATAGTGCGCGTGTTTCAATTCCCTTTCcaatttagtaatatatttatttaatctgtcgCACTCAACGCACTTGTGACATTCAATGCAAACTGGATCGTTATTGTTATTAACATAAGGTTGAATTTCAATTGCATCCGTCTGTGTACCGAAATTCATCACCTCTATGTCTTTGAACACTTCTAATAATTGACAACTTGTGTTCGTCATTTTGTCTTGTGtctcgatatttttatattgtttcttatGTATATAGGCATAAGGTTCACTTAACGGAAAATCTATAGTTTGACAAGACGATGTATTGAATGAAACGTCATAATTTATTCGACATTTAATGTTATCATCGTTTGAACAAATATCGTCTTTATTATACGAATAACATTCTCTTTCATCAGTTTGCGTTGTACTATTCCTTAACGGTTTATAATCGTCATAAGTTTCacgtttacaaatacaaatatcgTCCTTTTTATCTAGTGAATAAAGTTCATTTTCTGTTTGGGTAGCGGCTGTTATAAGGGAGTTGTCGTGTTCAGATTGCTTATCAGAGGGCTGGGTAGAGTTGAGATCTGTGAGATTATGTCTGGACATGTTACAGAAACTTAATCGTATTTCATCGAAGAGGGACATATTCGTAACCCGACCTTGGTCTTCTCTGAGAGCCTTTACAAACGATTCTTCATCCAGCAAACGGCCTTCTAGACAGTTACCGAGCGATTGCGTACAAAGCATTAGTATATAGTTAAGCGATATTAagctttattatacaataataaggtTTGTTGAGTTGGGAATATATGGGAATGTTAAATAGcagaagtaatataataaatatttgcttttaaGATTTATGTTGAATAGTAAGATATTTACCGGGTGATAAAAAAGGGGGATtatttgtcataataataagcatcttaatttttttattaaacgaaaacAATGACCgagcgatattttaaaataatagataaagacattaatcattatttacctTGTGTAAATCTGCTATCAGCGCTAAGAGTGTCCAGCGCTGTTAACATCTGGTCCTCCGTGTAGCTGACGTCGATCGAGCGATCCAAGCGCAAGTGTGTTTGATTGGATTTATTCAGCAGATCTTTTAGTTCCATTTCGAGAAGAtcctgaaaatattaataaagaatattttaaaaatacatattttctgtttaatatttatataaaaatataaatattaaacagaattaattaataaattaattatttgttttatataaaaaatggaacactattttgaattttgcatctaaatattttttataaacaattgtgCACATCTCTTGACGTATCTACCCCGACggggttaaaaaaaaacaagaaatactttgaatataattgtaAGACTCAGGCACAATCTAAAAACCGACAACTGTTTATCTGGCGAGAGTTAAGCTTGCCTGTTCCACGGGGACCCGTGCCTAAATGGTGTTACCgtgtcattataaaaaaaaaaatcaatgcaaATCTGTACGTAACTTTcagaaatatacataaaaatcattGTAGTATtacaaaatctatattaaaaaatagtatttatatattattctaacgTAAGACAAAGTGAAATATTACtagtactatttatttaattctatacgTTATTCGTAAAATTCAATGCCGTATCTAGATcgggttatattataaaatattcacgcTTTGTACATCCATGTCATAAATTTGTTTCGACTCTACccacaacttttttttaagccACATCTAGAGCAATCCCCCcgcaattcatttattaataaagtaattatataatataagcaatgTATAGCAATCACGAATTGAAGAAGTtacaaagcttttttttttttgaacaatggctttttattttaatttgattattagttCCGGCGATTAAATCCTCTATACACACATTCTGTATACACACATACAACGAATTTCAcctctttattaaataagtgtATATTATTGATACTTTTGTGTGTTCAGTTAAACTGTTATAAAATTTGTGTTCTTATTAAAGTAATGTAATTCGTATgagataaagattatttaaccAGACATCTAATAATAACacctgtttttaaataatatttcgtccAGATAACTAGGCCAAGAAGTTAAAATATACTTGTGATTATCACAGCATGAGAATTACCAATTAGTATGTATCTAAttctctatataaaatatattatatatttatttt is a window encoding:
- the LOC125068283 gene encoding uncharacterized protein LOC125068283 isoform X2, whose product is MSLDGDRSTDEYIVTALQIFHYCGANSTNTLRVDDLIDKFAPFVKTNKAEYSYLRSLLDPDQSNPEITVSMLASTLNKYSENQKIKVDLDESFNLKSEQGPHDSDSGISTDGFQLLEELQCELREKSHLAHQLRTQLEYSDRHHEEALAALSAERDTLRAHLNMLRDESSALGAVRRDYEEACERLCGAERALGDARRDLDAARRAARVLTEQVALLETEKLTLQELLSKSKEECHRINDMYASRQSTLLVENETLRTEHAHLTARLQDQDEFMQHIIKEKDLLEMELKDLLNKSNQTHLRLDRSIDVSYTEDQMLTALDTLSADSRFTQEGRLLDEESFVKALREDQGRVTNMSLFDEIRLSFCNMSRHNLTDLNSTQPSDKQSEHDNSLITAATQTENELYSLDKKDDICICKRETYDDYKPLRNSTTQTDERECYSYNKDDICSNDDNIKCRINYDVSFNTSSCQTIDFPLSEPYAYIHKKQYKNIETQDKMTNTSCQLLEVFKDIEVMNFGTQTDAIEIQPYVNNNNDPVCIECHKCVECDRLNKYITKLERELKHAHYTAEEMQIEFDKYEINLNRLKRYVDDGHEDNRHLKTVVDSLRAKLDTLEGTRAEQSSVSTQADIPCTDCTSRVIPHRGLGRYFWEPLRCAFQLLAALCFVCALCALCGVSRARRACREPLPWRWLQPHDLLDLLLSVEYVADVPM
- the LOC125068283 gene encoding uncharacterized protein LOC125068283 isoform X3 — protein: MSLDGDRSTDEYIVTALQIFHYCGANSTNTLRVDDLIDKFAPFVKTNKAEYSYLRSLLDPDQSNPEITVSMLASTLNKYSENQKIKVDLDESFNLKSEQGPHDSDSGISTDGFQLLEELQCELREKSHLAHQLRTQLEYSDRHHEEALAALSAERDTLRAHLNMLRDESSALGAVRRDYEEACERLCGAERALGDARRDLDAARRAARVLTEQVALLETEKLTLQELLSKSKEECHRINDMYASRQSTLLVENETLRTEHAHLTARLQDQDEFMQHIIKEKDLLEMELKDLLNKSNQTHLRLDRSIDVSYTEDQMLTALDTLSADSRFTQEGRLLDEESFVKALREDQGRVTNMSLFDEIRLSFCNMSRHNLTDLNSTQPSDKQSEHDNSLITAATQTENELYSLDKKDDICICKRETYDDYKPLRNSTTQTDERECYSYNKDDICSNDDNIKCRINYDVSFNTSSCQTIDFPLSEPYAYIHKKQYKNIETQDKMTNTSCQLLEVFKDIEVMNFGTQTDAIEIQPYVNNNNDPVCIECHKCVECDRLNKYITKLERELKHAHYTAEEMQIEFDKYEINLNRLKRYVDDGHEDNRHLKTVVDSLRAKLDTLEGTRAGQGDKMNNSMGIQTESEQSSVSTQADIPCTDCTSRVIPHRGLGRYF
- the LOC125068283 gene encoding uncharacterized protein LOC125068283 isoform X1, which gives rise to MSLDGDRSTDEYIVTALQIFHYCGANSTNTLRVDDLIDKFAPFVKTNKAEYSYLRSLLDPDQSNPEITVSMLASTLNKYSENQKIKVDLDESFNLKSEQGPHDSDSGISTDGFQLLEELQCELREKSHLAHQLRTQLEYSDRHHEEALAALSAERDTLRAHLNMLRDESSALGAVRRDYEEACERLCGAERALGDARRDLDAARRAARVLTEQVALLETEKLTLQELLSKSKEECHRINDMYASRQSTLLVENETLRTEHAHLTARLQDQDEFMQHIIKEKDLLEMELKDLLNKSNQTHLRLDRSIDVSYTEDQMLTALDTLSADSRFTQEGRLLDEESFVKALREDQGRVTNMSLFDEIRLSFCNMSRHNLTDLNSTQPSDKQSEHDNSLITAATQTENELYSLDKKDDICICKRETYDDYKPLRNSTTQTDERECYSYNKDDICSNDDNIKCRINYDVSFNTSSCQTIDFPLSEPYAYIHKKQYKNIETQDKMTNTSCQLLEVFKDIEVMNFGTQTDAIEIQPYVNNNNDPVCIECHKCVECDRLNKYITKLERELKHAHYTAEEMQIEFDKYEINLNRLKRYVDDGHEDNRHLKTVVDSLRAKLDTLEGTRAGQGDKMNNSMGIQTESEQSSVSTQADIPCTDCTSRVIPHRGLGRYFWEPLRCAFQLLAALCFVCALCALCGVSRARRACREPLPWRWLQPHDLLDLLLSVEYVADVPM